A single region of the Syngnathus acus chromosome 6, fSynAcu1.2, whole genome shotgun sequence genome encodes:
- the olfml1 gene encoding olfactomedin-like protein 3 isoform X2, translated as MRAHLSTLNVMRSEVRSQLDSISARVERVERELEYLENKMPAQSDIEMEEALLEQQIKAAELDQIKRKAKIKVENDCNVALSQIKSLKMVKKMGDNAGSWFKDPSDGSAKVYLLSGIRNDTLLEYTSLQSFSEKVAVPPAKVVKLPSSWQGTGHIVYNGFLYYHKADTPNQILKVDLSNGTVVDSTILPNAGGLPVYSLNTNTYLDMAVDELGLWVIHADPEYGGNLVVTKLDKGNLAAEYTWDTQCKSHDAEGAFIICGTLYVVYNTHYGGRSTVQCLYDIHDTIHSAESPVVFFPKRYTSHSSIHYHPGDKQLYAWDDGYQTIYQVETHTSDQITAE; from the exons ATGAGAGCTCATCTGTCCACCTTGAATGTTATGAG ATCAGAGGTGAGGAGCCAGCTGGACAGCATCTCTGCACGTGTAGAGCGAGTGGAGAGAGAACTGGAATATCTCGAAAACAAAATGCCCGCACAATCGGATATCGAGATGGAGGAGGCGCTGCTTGAACAACAGATAAAAGCAGCAGAACTCGACCAGATAAAGAGGAAAGCTAAAATCAAAGTGGAAAATG ATTGCAATGTAGCCTTGAGTCAAATCAAGTCTCTCAAAATGGTGAAAAAGATGGGAGATAACGCAGGCTCCTGGTTCAAGGATCCTTCTGATGGCTCAGCCAAG GTCTACCTGCTGAGTGGAATCCGTAACGACACACTGCTGGAGTACACATCGCTACAAAGCTTCTCAGAGAAAGTCGCGGTACCCCCGGCAAAAGTGGTCAAGTTGCCTTCTTCATGGCAGGGAACAGGCCACATAGTCTACAATGGATTCCTCTATTACCACAAAGCAGACACGCCCAACCAGATACTAAAG GTTGACTTGTCCAATGGCACAGTGGTGGACAGCACCATTCTCCCAAATGCTGGTGGTCTCCCAGTGTACAGCTTGAATACCAACACTTACTTGGACATGGCTGTGGATGAACTAGGTCTTTGGGTCATTCATGCTGACCCGGAATACGGTGGAAACTTGGTTGTAACTAAACTGGATAAAG GAAACCTGGCAGCCGAGTATACCTGGGATACACAGTGTAAAAGTCATGATGCTGAAGGAGCATTCATAATATGTGGGACTCTTTACGTTGTCTACAACACACACTATGGAGGGCGGTCAACTGTACAGTGTCTCTATGATATTCACGACACCATCCACAG TGCTGAGAGTCCTGTGGTgttctttccaaaacgctaCACGAGCCACAGCAGCATCCACTACCACCCTGGAGACAAACAGCTGTACGCCTGGGATGATGGCTACCAGACAATATATCAAGTGGAGACACATACCAGTGATCAAATTACAGCCGAGTAA
- the olfml1 gene encoding olfactomedin-like protein 3A isoform X1, with the protein MLDKEFWVFLLFLCLSVSTVKSQGSTQDAFLLQYLERRLVQIEERLNQCEQNTVSITQKTYDVSSEMRAHLSTLNVMRSEVRSQLDSISARVERVERELEYLENKMPAQSDIEMEEALLEQQIKAAELDQIKRKAKIKVENDCNVALSQIKSLKMVKKMGDNAGSWFKDPSDGSAKVYLLSGIRNDTLLEYTSLQSFSEKVAVPPAKVVKLPSSWQGTGHIVYNGFLYYHKADTPNQILKVDLSNGTVVDSTILPNAGGLPVYSLNTNTYLDMAVDELGLWVIHADPEYGGNLVVTKLDKGNLAAEYTWDTQCKSHDAEGAFIICGTLYVVYNTHYGGRSTVQCLYDIHDTIHSAESPVVFFPKRYTSHSSIHYHPGDKQLYAWDDGYQTIYQVETHTSDQITAE; encoded by the exons ATGTTAGACAAAGAATTTTGGGTCTTTttgctgtttctttgtctAAGTGTGAGTACAGTCAAGAGCCAGGGTTCTACCCAAGATGCCTTTTTACTCCAGTACCTGGAGAGGAGATTGGTTCAGATAGAG GAGCGGCTGAATCAATGTGAGCAAAACACAGTGAGCATAACTCAGAAGACCTACGATGTCTCCTCAGAAATGAGAGCTCATCTGTCCACCTTGAATGTTATGAG ATCAGAGGTGAGGAGCCAGCTGGACAGCATCTCTGCACGTGTAGAGCGAGTGGAGAGAGAACTGGAATATCTCGAAAACAAAATGCCCGCACAATCGGATATCGAGATGGAGGAGGCGCTGCTTGAACAACAGATAAAAGCAGCAGAACTCGACCAGATAAAGAGGAAAGCTAAAATCAAAGTGGAAAATG ATTGCAATGTAGCCTTGAGTCAAATCAAGTCTCTCAAAATGGTGAAAAAGATGGGAGATAACGCAGGCTCCTGGTTCAAGGATCCTTCTGATGGCTCAGCCAAG GTCTACCTGCTGAGTGGAATCCGTAACGACACACTGCTGGAGTACACATCGCTACAAAGCTTCTCAGAGAAAGTCGCGGTACCCCCGGCAAAAGTGGTCAAGTTGCCTTCTTCATGGCAGGGAACAGGCCACATAGTCTACAATGGATTCCTCTATTACCACAAAGCAGACACGCCCAACCAGATACTAAAG GTTGACTTGTCCAATGGCACAGTGGTGGACAGCACCATTCTCCCAAATGCTGGTGGTCTCCCAGTGTACAGCTTGAATACCAACACTTACTTGGACATGGCTGTGGATGAACTAGGTCTTTGGGTCATTCATGCTGACCCGGAATACGGTGGAAACTTGGTTGTAACTAAACTGGATAAAG GAAACCTGGCAGCCGAGTATACCTGGGATACACAGTGTAAAAGTCATGATGCTGAAGGAGCATTCATAATATGTGGGACTCTTTACGTTGTCTACAACACACACTATGGAGGGCGGTCAACTGTACAGTGTCTCTATGATATTCACGACACCATCCACAG TGCTGAGAGTCCTGTGGTgttctttccaaaacgctaCACGAGCCACAGCAGCATCCACTACCACCCTGGAGACAAACAGCTGTACGCCTGGGATGATGGCTACCAGACAATATATCAAGTGGAGACACATACCAGTGATCAAATTACAGCCGAGTAA